GGCCTGCAGATCCTGCTGCTGCTGTTCGCCTCGGTCACCCTCGGCGGTCTCGGCACGGCGTTCGGCGCCCTGCTGGGCTCGCTGGTGATCGGCCTGGTGGTGGAGCTGTCGCCGCTGGTGATCCCCGGCGACTTCAAGTACGCCGCCGCACTGCTCATCCTCATCCTGCTCCTGCTGGTGCGACCGCAAGGTCTGCTCGGCCGGGCCCAGCGGGTCGGGTAGAAGGGACCAAGCGATGGAAGACATCCAGGGCATCCTCAACGCGATGATGCGGGTCGCGGTCGACCCGCAGACGGCCGCGGTCGCGATCGCGGTCATCGGCCTCAACATCCACTTCGGCTACACCGGCCTGCTCAACATCGGCCAGTCCGCCTTCATGCTGCTCGGCGCCTACGGGTTCGCGATCTCGATCACCCACGACATCCCCATGTTCTTCGCGGTGATCATCGGCCTGCTGGTCGCGTTCGTGTTCGCGCTCGTGCTCGGCGTACCGACGCTGAAGCTCAGAGGCGACTACCTCGCCATCGTGACGATCTCCGCCGCGGAGATCGTGCGGTACGTCGGCAGATCCGTCGGTGTGGAGTGGCTGTTCAACCTCACCGGCGGTGCCCAGGGCATCCCCGGCAGTCAGTACCGCGACCCGTTCACCAGCCTGTCGCCGATCAAGAACGGCGACACCACGCTGCTGCCGTTCAACTACCACGACGTGGGCGGCGGCTCGACCCTCGTGCGCGTCATCGGCTGGCTGCTGGTCATCGCGGTCGTCTGGTTCATGGTGCGCGTGGCCCGTGGCAAGGCCGGTCTCACCGGCGGCGCCCGGACCGGCGCCCTGGTCGGGCTGAGCGTGCTCGTGCTGCTGCTGGCGCTGTTCCTCGCGCCGGTCAACGCGCGCAACACCGGTGTGGACGGCTGGTGGTTCACGCTCGTGGCGTGGGTGCTCGTCGCCGTGGCCACCCTGCTGGTGCTCGGGCTGACCAGGAGCCCGTGGGGCCGCGCGCTCAAGGGGGTGCGCGAGGACGAGGACGCGATGCGCAGCCTCGGCAAGAACGTCTTCGCCATCAAGATGCAGGCGCTGGTCATCGGCGGCCTGTTCGGTGCCCTCGGCGGCATGATCTACGTGCTGCCGGCCACCGTGCAGCCCGACGCCCTGGGCCGCAACATCACGTTCTTCGCCTACACCGCGCTGCTGCTCGGCGGGGCCGCAACGATCTGGGGGCCGGTGCTCGGCTCGCTGATCTTCTTCTCCGGCCGCATCGGCATCATCGCGATCGCCAACACCTACCTGTCCTCGGACAAGTACCTCAACGTCATGAACGGCCAGCAGACCAGCCAGTTCGCCTTCATCGTCGTCGGCGTGGCCCTGATGCTCCTCGTGATCTTCAGACCACAAGGCATCCTGGGGGACAAGAGGGAGCTGAGGTTCAATGTCTGAGTCACTTGCACCGACCACCACCACCGCCGCACGTGGCGGCATGGCCGACCCCGCCGAGCGCCAGCGCCTGATGTCCGGCGTCGACGAGGAGCCCGGGTCGGCCAAGCCGGACGCGATCCTCAAGGTCGACAACATCGTGCGCCAGTTCGGCGGCATCACCGCCGTCGACGTCGGTCACCTCGAGGTCCAGCGCGGCCTGATCACCGCGCTGATCGGCCCCAACGGTGCCGGCAAGACGACGTTCTTCAACCTCATCACCGGCTTCGACCGGCCCACCACCGCCGGCAAGGGCGCGCACTGGAGCTTCGACGGGGCGACGCTCGACCGCACGTCGGCGTCGCGCGTGGCGAAGTCCGGCATGGTGCGCACCTTCCAGCTCACCAAGGCGCTGAGCCGGATGACGGTGATGGACAACATGATGCTCGGCGCGCAGAACCAGGAGGGCGAGAAGCTCGCCAAGTCGCTGTTCCGACCGTTCTGGGGCAACCAGGAGAAGCAGGTCGAGGAGAAGGCGGTCTCGCTGCTCGAGCGGTTCAAGCTGCTGGAGAAGCGCACCGACTACGCCGGCTCGCTGTCCGGTGGTCAGCGCAAGCTGCTCGAGATGGCCCGGGCCCTGATGAGCGACCCGAAGATGATCATGCTCGACGAGCCGATGGCCGGCGTGAACCCCGCGCTCACCCAGTCCCTGCTCGGCCACATCCAGTCCCTGCGCGACGAGGGCACCACCGTGCTGTTCGTCGAGCACGACATGCACGTCGTGCGCCACATCTCCGACTGGGTCGTGGTCATGGCCGAGGGCCGGATCGTGGCCGAGGGCCCCGCGGACACGGTGATGTCCAACCAGGCCGTCATCGACGCCTACCTGGGCGCCCACCACGACACCGACCTCGGCAGCGACGAGGTGCTCTCGGAGGAGTCGCTCACCCAGATCGAGCAGGAGGTCGCCGCCGAGCAGGCGCACCGCGAGGAGGAGCACCGGTCATGACCACCGCCACCGCCACCGAGCCCCGGCAGGGCACCGCGGTCATCGAGGCCACCGACGTCGTCGCGGGCTACCTGCCCGGCGTGAACATCCTCAACGGCTGCTCGCTGGTCGCCTACCCCGGCGAGATGATCGGCATCATCGGCCCCAACGGCGCGGGCAAGTCCACGCTGCTCAAGGCCATGTTCGGGCTGGTCAAGATCCGCTCGGGCAACGTGCACCTGGGTGACCAGGACATCACCAACCTGCGCACCAACCGGCTGGTCGAGATGGGCGTCGGCTTCGTCCCGCAGAACAACAACGTGTTCCCCTCGCTCACCATCGAGGAGAACCTCCAGATGGGGCTGTTCCTGCGCCCCAAGAAGGTCCGCCAGCGGCTCGAGGCGATGTGGGACCTGTTCCCCAACCTCCACGAGCGGCGTACCCGTTCGGCGGGCGCGCTGTCCGGCGGTGAGCGCCAGTCGCTGGCCATGGCCCGCGCGCTGATGATGGAGCCTTCGGTGCTCCTGCTCGACGAGCCCTCGGCCGGCCTCTCGCCGGTGCGCCAGGACGAGACCTTCATCCGCACCCGCCAGATCAACAAGACCGGCGTCTGCGTGGTCATGGTCGAGCAGAACGCCCGCCGCTGCCTGCAGATCTGCGACCGCGGCTACGTCCTCGACCAGGGTCGCGACGCCTACACGGGCACCGGCCACGAGCTGGCCAAGGACCCCAAGGTCATCGAGCTCTACCTCGGCACCCTGGCCGAGGACGTCGAGGCCGAGCGCACCGACGTCACACCGGAGCAGTAGCCGGCTCGGGCGCCGGATCCCGGCGCTCGAGCCGTCGCACGTCGCGCGACGTCGTCGCGACCAGCACGCTGCCCAGGATCACCGCGCCCACGACGGTGAGCCAGACCCGCGCGCCCACCAGCGCGGCCAGCGGGCCGGTCAGCACCAGGCCGACCGGGCGCGCGATGAACGAGCCGATCATGTCGAAGGAGTAGACGCGCGCCAGCTTGTCCGGCGCGACGTTCTCCTGGATCGACAGGTCCCAGCCGACGCTGAAGATCTCCAGGCCGAACCCGTGCAGCCACGCCCCGAGCAGCACCAGGGCCAGCGAGTCCGACCAGGCCATGGCCAGCGGGAACGCCGCGGTGAGGGCCAGGAACCAGGTGCCGACGTACAGCGCCCGCCGCGGTCGCCAGCGCAGCGTCACCAGCCCGCCGACCACGAAGCCGACCATCATCGCCGAGAGCGCCCACCCCCACGCCGCCCGGCCGAGCTCGTCGCCGACCACGATCGGCCCGAGCACGCTCTGCGCGCCGCCGTAGAACAGGTGGTAGAGCAGCGCCTGCAGGATCAGCAGCCACAGCCACGTGTGCCGCAGGACCTCGCGCAGCCCCTCGCCGACCTCGCGCCACAGCCCGGCCCGCTGCTCGGCGCGCGGTGCGTCCTCGACCCGGATCCGGCTGAACAGCGCCGCCGCCACCGCGAACGTCGCCGCGTCGATCGCCAGCGCCCACCCGCTCCCGAAGGCCACCACGAGCACCCCGGCCAGCCCCGTCCCCACGATGAGGCTGGCGTTCTGCGCGATCCGCCGCCACGAGATCGCCTGCTGCAGCGACGCCTCCGGCACGGTCTGCCGGGTGAGCGCCGACGAGCTCGGCCCGGCCAGCGCGCTCAGCACGCCGTTCAGCACGCCCAGTCCCGCCAGCAGCGGGATGCTCGACCATCCGCCGACCAGCGACCACGCCACCACGCCCTGCACCACCGCGGCGGCCAGCGACGAGCCCTGGAGCATCACGGTGCGGGGGAGTCGGTCGCCCAGCACGCCCCCGAACAGCACCGCCCCCACGTCGGCCAACGCGTAGAGCCCCACCACGAGACCCAGCTCCGTCGCCCCGCCCCCGAGGTCCAGCACCGCGAAGGCCAGCGCCACCGGCGCGATCCCGTTGCCCAGCAGGTTCACCGTCGCGCCCGACACCAGCCACCGGAACGCCGGGTGGCGCAGCGGGTGCGAGGACATGCGCGCAGGCTAGTTCGCTGGCGAAATGTTAGTCAACGAAGAACCTAGGATCACTCCGTGACCACCGACGAGGCCGACCTGCACGTCGAGCGCTGGCGCGACCACTGGGTGCTGGACAAGGCCTTCGACGACGACGTCGAGGCCATGACCGTGCGGATCCACCACATCGGCAAGTGGTTCCGCGCCACCACCAAGAGGGCGCTCGCGGAGGTCGGGCTGCAGGACTTCGAGTACCAGACCCTCCACGCGCTCATGATCCGCGACACCCCCGGCCACGCCTCGCCCGGTGAGCTGGCCGCCGCGCTGGACGTCAGCGGTGCGGGCATGACCGGGCGCCTGGACTCGATGGAGAAGAAGGGCTGGCTCAAGCGCAAGCCCGGTGTCGACGACCGGCGCCGCGTCGAGGTCGAGGCGACCCGGGAGGGGCTGCGGCTCTGGCGGGAGGCGATGGCGCTGCGGGGATCGGCGGAGGAGCTGACCGCGGCGGCGCTGACGCGGGAGGAGCTGGGTCAGCTGAACGGGTTGCTCAAGAAGATGACGCTTCGGATCGAGGCACAGGACATGTAGTTGTCTGGGTGCTTCGTCTCGTGGTGCGGCTCTCGGGGTTCCGGCCGCCTGTGGACTGACCCGGCCCCCGCCGGACCGCAGCCCCCTCACCGAACGCAACCGACGCCGTGTTGCACGCGACTGCTCCCAGCGTGGTTGCGTTGCGTGTGCGTGCCCCACGCCGCGGGACTAGCGTTCGGCGAGGGGGCTGCGGTCCGGCGGGGGCCGGGTCAGTCCACAGGCGGCCTGGTCTGGCGGCGGCACCCTCGTCTCCGCCTCCACGGGTGGGTGGGGGTGTGGTGCGGGTTGCCGCGGCCGGCGCCGCCGAGAACTTGTAACGCGCAGTTATCGGATCTTCCGACCCGTTGCAACGGGTCGACAGTTCCCGTAACTGAGCGTTACAAGTGCGTGGAGGCGGACCTCAGCGTGGTCGCCGAAGGCGGCCGCGCTTGTGGGGCGGGGCGCAGCCTCGCCCTCAGCGCGCCCTCACCAGCCAGACCGGGTCCCGCTGTCAAGGACGGACCTCTCGCCCAAGGCCGCCGTCCGCCACGAAGTGGCGCGTAGCGTCCTTGACAGCGGGAGTCGGGCTGGTGAGCGCGCGGCCGCTACGCAATGGATCACCCGAACCAGCAAGAACCGTCGAAGGCAGGCAGAGACAGGACGGCGAGCGCGCCGGACAGCACGAAGGCCCCGGACCTCAACGGTCCGGGGCCTTCGTCAGAACTGCGAACAGCGTGTCGGCCTGACGGCCGACGGGGTCACTCGGGCTTGGAGCCCTCGACCGTGCCGCTCAGGATGTTCTTGTTGTTGGCGTCGTACTGGTAGATCCCGATGAACGCCGAGGACGGGTCGTTCTCGTCGTCGAGGGGACCGATGCCGGACGGGCCGGTGTAGTGGATGTCGGAGCCGCCCTCGATGAGCTTGAGGCAGTCCGCGTAGGTGCTGCACTCCTCACCGTCGGTGGCGCCGGAGACCGCAGCCAGGTTCTTCTGGATGGTCTGCGAGTCGTTGGCGCCGCCCTTGGCCGCGGCGAGCGCGGCGAGGATGGTGGCGTCGTAGGACTCCGCGCCGTAGGAGTAGTCCTTCAGGTCCTCACCGTTGGCCGACTTGTACCAGCCGGTCAGGTTGTCCTTGAAGCCCTGGTCGGGGTCCTGGCCGGGCAGGGTGCCCTGGGCGCCCTCGAGGGTGCCGGGCTCGAAGTCCTGGCCGTAGTCGGACAGGTTGCCGTCGACGAAGTAGGTCTTGCTCATGTCGAAGCCGGACGAGGCCAGCTCGGGCACGATCGACTTGGTCTCGTCGAAGGCGATGATGACGATCGCGTCGGGCTTGGCCGCGGTGACGGCCTGGACCTCGGCGGAGAACGTCGTCTGACCGGCGGGGAACTCGTCGCCGTCGCCCTTGCAGCCGTAGACGCACTTGCCGCCGGCGGCCTCGACGGTCTGCTGGACCGCGTTGCGCAGGCCGGTGCCGTAGGTGTCGTTGAAGACCAGGAAGCCGATGTTGGTGTAGCCGTCCTGGGAGATCAGCGTGCCGAGCGCGTTGCCCTGGACGGTGTCCGGGGGAGCGGTGCGGAAGTAGAACGGTGAGTAGCCGGACAGGTCGATCGCGGTGTTGGCCGGCGAGATCTGGGTGATCTTGGCGTCGGTCAGGGTGTCCACGAAGTTCAGCGAGACGCTGGAGGACTCGGCGCCGATGACGACCGACGGCTTGGCGGCGACCATGGTGCCGGCCGAGGCGGTCGAGATCGACATGTCGGTGGAGTCACCGGAGTCGAGGATGTTGCTGCAGGCCTGCGCGCCGTTGACGCCGCCCGCGGCGTTGATGTCGGAGACCGCGAGGCCGACGCCGGCCACGGCCGGCGGGCCGAGGAAGGCCAGGTTGCCGGTCAGCGGCAGGATGCCGCCAACGGCGAACTTGTTGGCGCTCGTGTCGCTGCCCGCGCACTTGTCGTTGGTGAAGGAGCCGCCGGCGTCTGCGCTCGCCGACTCCGAGGCGGACTCCGAGGTGTCGGCGGAGGCGCTGCTGGACTCGTCGCTGCCCGAGGTGTCGTCGCCGGAGTCGGAGTCGTCACCGCAGGCGACGAGCGAGAACCCCAGAGCCGCGCCCATGGCGACCGTGGCCGTCAGTCGCCTGAACCGCCTGGTGGCGATGGTGGATCGATTCACGTCGTGAACCTTTCTTCTAGTGAGTGCACTTCACCGCGGCCCCAACCCCCGGAAGCCGGGTACGGCACGGCAACCGTAATTGCCACGGAGGCGGCCGCGCTTCGTGGAACCCTCTCGTCACCAAACCGTTACGTCAATGCGCCACACGGGCCAGGTCAGGGTGTATTTCGGGCCAGGTGGGCCTGACCCGGACGCCCGTCGTACGCCGTGGCGAGGCGGCTCAGTGGAACCCCGCGGCCACCTCGACCAGCACCGGCGCGACGAGCAGGGCCGGCAGCAGGTCGGCGACGGGGATCTCGCGGATGCGCAGCAGCCGCAGGGCGACGCCGACGAGCAGCAGGCCGCCGGCGGCGGTGATGGCCGCGAGGTGGGCGTCGGGCAGGACGTCGCCGAGGGCCAGCCCGAGCAGGGTCAGCCCGCCCTGGACGACCACGATGGTCACCGCACTGGCGGCCACACCCCAGCCGAACGACGCCGCGAAGGCCACCGCCGCGAACCCGTCCAGCACGGCCTTGAGCAGGATCTGGTCACCCCCGTTTCCGAGCCCGTCGTTCAGTGCACCGAGGATGGTGAGCGGACCGGTGCAGAAGACCAAGGAGGAGACCACGAACCCCTCGATGAAGCGGGCGCGGTCGCCGGAGCCGGCGTCGCCCGCGAGCCGTCGCTGGAGCCAGCCGCCGAACTGCTCGACGCGCTGCTCGAGCCGCAGCAGCGACCCCGCGATCCCGCCCAGCAGGAGCGCGCCGAGCACGATCAGCATCGGCGCGCTGTCGCCCACCGCGTCGGACAGGTCGGGGGAGAGGACGTCCATCGCGGACGTCGCGGCGATGAGCAGCGTGACCAGTCCGAGGGCGTCGGTGACCAGATCCCTGGTCCGGACCGGGAGCCGGTTGCCCAAGAGGACTCCTAGCGTCGCGCCGAGAAGGACGGTCGTGACGTTGACCAGCGAGGCGAGACCCGGTAACAAGGGAGGCTCCTGTGGTGAGGGAGGGCGGGCACAGTCTCGCGCACTCGGCGCTCTCGCCACGCCCGGGCCCGGGGGAGCGGGTGCGGTCCAGGGACAGGGGTCACCTCGATGAGTCGGCAGCCGGTGTCGATGCGCCAGGCCACGGTGGACGACGTGCCGTTCCTGGTCGAGCTGTGGGCCGACGGCCTGCGGCGCGCTGATCGCCAGGAGCAGGTCTCGGACCTCGAGCTCATCGTCAAGGAGGCCGAGGAGTCCGCCGAGCGGCGGCTCCTGGTCGCGGAGTACGACGGTGAGCCGGCCGGGGCCGTGCTCCTGCGCGTCGTGCCGATCACCCCGCTCAACCTCGAGCCGGCCGTGCAGGCCGTCGCCCCGCAGGTGAACGCCAGCTTCCGCGGCAAGGGCATCGGCAGTGCGCTCATGGAGGCCGCGGTGCAGTGGGCCGAGGACCTGGGCGTCGGCCACATCACCAGCGCCGCGCCCGCCGGCTCGCGGGTGGGCAACCGGTTCATGGCCCGCCTCTCGCTGGGTCCGCAGGCGGTGCTGCGCGCCTCGACCACGCCGCTGGTGCGCGCCAAGCTCGCGGCCATGCAGCCGGCCAGCGCGCGGGTCACCGACCGGGTCGCGGGGCGCCGTCACCTCGGCCAGCTGCTCGCCGCGCGCCGCCAGCTGCACCGGCGTACGGGTGAGGACTCCGCCTAGCCCTGCTGTCGGTCCTCGCGACTAGGGTTGGTCGGGTGACCGAGGGCCCCAGGCTGCTGCTGCTCGACGGCCATTCACTGGCCTACCGCGCGTTCTTCGCGCTGCCGCTGGAGAACTTCTCCACCACCACCGGCCAGCCGACCAACGCTGTCTTCGGCTTCACCTCGATGCTCATCAACGTCCTGCGCGACGAGCGGCCCACCCACGTCGGCGTCGCCTTCGACGTCTCGCGGCAGACCTTCCGGCTCCAGGAGTACGCCGAGTACAAGGCCGGCCGCTCCAAGACCCCCGGTGAGTTCTCCAGCCAGCTCCCCCTCATCGAGGAGGTGCTGAACGCGATGCGGATCCCCTTCGTCAAGAAGGAGGGCTACGAGGCCGACGACATCATCGGCACCCTCGCGACCCAGGCCAAGGCCCAGGGCTTCGAGACCCTCATCTGCTCCGGTGACCGCGACTCCTTCCAGCTGGTCGACGACCGGACCACGGTGATCTACCCCATGCGCGGGGTCTCGGAGATGAAGCGGATGACGCCCGAGGCCGTCGAGGAGCGCTACGGCGTCCCGCCGACCCGCTACCCCGAGCTGGCCGCGCTGGTGGGGGAGACCTCCGACAACCTGCCCGGGGTGCCGGGCGTGGGCCAGGGGTTCGCGGCCAAGTGGCTCAACCAGTACGACGGCCTGGACAACCTCATCACCAACGCCGACAAGATCACCGGCAAGAAGGGCGAGGCGCTGCGCGAGCACCTCGCCGACGTGATCCGCAACCGCCACCTCAACGGGCTGGTCTGCGACCTCGAGCTCGACAAGAGCGTCGACGACCTGGCCTGGCCGTCGTGGGACCGCCAGGCGGTGCACACGCTCTTCGACGGCCTGGAGTTCCAGGTGCTGCGCACCCGGCTGCTCGAGGCGCTGCCCACCGAGGAGGAGGCGGAGATCGACGACTCCGGCTTCGACGTCACCATGCGCGTGCTCGCCGAGGGCGAGCTGGCCGGCTGGCTGGCCGAGCACGCCTCCTCCGGTGCCCGGGTCGGCATCCACCCGGTCGGGCAGTGGCGCGCCGGCACCGGCGACCTCACCGCCTTGGCGCTCGCGACCGAGGAGGGCGCGGCGTACGTCACCACCGACGCGCTCACCGTCGAGGACGAGGAGGCGCTGGCCACCTGGCTCAAGGACGGCTCGCTGCCCAAGGTGCTCCACGACGCCAAGGGGCCGATGCTCGCCTTCGCCGCACGCGGCATGCCGCTGGCCGGGCTCGAGCGCGACACCGCGCTCTCGGCCTACCTCGCCCGGCCCGACCAGCGCTCCTACGACCTGGCCGACCTCACCGTGCGCTACCTCAAGCGCGAGCTGCGCCAGGGCCCCGCCGACGACGGCCAGCTCAGCCTCGACGGGCTGGACGGTGACGTGGCGGCGAGCGGACCCGGCGCCGGCGAGACCGAGATGCTGCACGCCCGCGCCGTGCTCGACCTCGCGGCCGCCCTCGACGAGGAGCTCGAGGAGCGCGGCGGCACCCGCCTGCTCACCGAGATCGAGCTGCCCCTCGTCGACCTGCTCGCCCAGATGGAGCGCACCGGCATCGCCGTCGACGGCGACCACCTCGGCTCGCTCGAGGACCACTTCGCCGCCGAGGTGAAGCTCGCCGCGGAGGAGGCCTTCGCCGTCATCGGCAAGGAGATCAACCTCGGCTCGCCCAAGCAGCTGCAGGTCGTGCTCTTCGACGAGCTCGGCATGCCCAAGACCAAGCGCACCAAGACCGGCTACACCACCGACGCCGACGCGCTGCAGGCGCTGTACGTCAAGACCGAGCACCCGTTCCTGCTCCACCTGCTGCGCCACCGCGACGTCTCCCGGCTGCGCCAGACCATCGAGGGCCTGCTCAAGACGGTCTCGCCCGACGGTCGCATCCGCACGACGTTCAACCAGCTCATCGCCGCCACCGGCCGCCTCTCCAGCACCGACCCCAACCTGCAGAACATCCCCATCCGCACCGAGGAGGGGCGCCGCATCCGCGAGGGCTTCGTCGTCGGCCAGGGCTACGAGAGCCTGCTGACCGCCGACTACAGCCAGATCGAGATGCGGATCATGGCCCACCTCTCCCAGGACGACCTCCTCATCGAGGCCTTCCGCAGCGGGCGCGACTTCCACTCCACCACCGCCTCGCGCGTCTTCGACGTCCCCGCCGACGACGTCACCGTCGAGATGCGCGCCAAGATCAAGGCGATGAACTACGGCCTGGCCTACGGCCTCTCGGCCTTCGGCCTCGGCGCCCAGCTCGGCATCGACCCGGGCGAGGCCCGGGGCCTGATGGACGAGTACTTCGAGACCTTCGGCGGCATCCGCGACTACCTCGGCGGCATCGTCAACGCCGCCCGCGGCACCGGCTACACCGAGACCATCATGGGCCGGCGCCGCTACCTGCCCGACCTCACCAGCGACAACCGCCAGCGCCGCGAGATGGCCGAACGCATGGCCCTCAACGCCCCCATCCAGGGCTCCGCCGCCGACCTCATCAAGATCGCCATGCTCAAGGTCGAGGACGCCATCCGCGACCAGGGCCTCGCCTCCCGCATGCTCCTCCAGGTCCACGACGAGCTCGTCTTCGAGGTCGCCCCCGGCGAGCGCGACGCCCTCGACGCCCTCGTCCGCGACCAGATGGGCTCCGCCGCCGACCTCCTCGTCCCCCTCGACGTCTCCGTCGGCACCGGCCACAGCTGGCACGAGGCGGCCCACTAAGCGGGACGGGTCTCCGCCGGAATCTGGACGCCGGGGCGGGCCTGGGCGAGGGCCATGGTGAGCAGGCCCAGGAACAGCACCGCGTCGACGGCGACGACGACCATGACCAGCGAGGTGGCGGTCGCCACCGAGAGGGCCAGACCGACGAGGACGGCCAGGGCGGTCCAGATGAAGAGGATCGCGCGGCCCTGGCGGCGCGCGAGCGCGGAGTAGACGAGCAGCTGCAGCATCGACAGCAGCGTCCCGACGATGGCGAACTTCCAGATGTCGCCCTTGATGTCGGCGAAGTCATCGCCGCCCACGAACTGCAGCGCCAGCCCCGGCAGCACTGCGACCGCCAGCACCGCCACCAGACCGAGTGCCGCCGACATGGCCAGCGCCAGGACCAGGGTGCGGCGGTTGCTCGACTCCTGGGACAGCGACGGGAAGGCGTAGACCACGACGAACTGCGGCAGGAACAACACCGCCTTGACCATGATGAGACCGGCGGCGTACAGCCCGGCCTCGGAGTCCGACATGGTGGCGCGGGCCACCAGGATGTCGGCGTTGGAGAGGGCGAAGAAGGCCAGCAGCGCCTGGCTGGAGTGGCCGACCTCGCGCAGCAGGTCGAGGCCGGGATGACCCTCGGAGTGGGGCGCGCCGGTCCGCGGTCGGCGCAGCGCCCACCAGCCGACGACGACCGGGAGCCAGGCGCCCAGCGCCACGCCCAGGATCGCGCTGAACTCCCCGGGACGGATGACGATGAGGACGGCGCCGAAGCCGAAGCGGCCCAGTCCCTGGGCCAGGTACACCGCCGCGAGCGGACCCCAGCGCCGTTCGCCCTGGAGCACACCGAGCTGGGCGCCCATGTAGGTCAGGGGGAACGCCGTCAGGCCGACCAGCAGCGCGGTGGGCAGGCTCTCGAGGTGCAGCACGGCGTTGAGCAGCGGCGCGATGGCGAAGCCGAGGGCGGCCAGGACCAGCGCGCTGCGCAGGCCCACCGACAGCACGACCCGCTCGATCGCGACCACCTGGTCCGGCGCCGACGAGATGCGCCGGGCCCCGGTCGCCTGCAGC
This genomic window from Nocardioides anomalus contains:
- a CDS encoding branched-chain amino acid ABC transporter permease — translated: MEDIQGILNAMMRVAVDPQTAAVAIAVIGLNIHFGYTGLLNIGQSAFMLLGAYGFAISITHDIPMFFAVIIGLLVAFVFALVLGVPTLKLRGDYLAIVTISAAEIVRYVGRSVGVEWLFNLTGGAQGIPGSQYRDPFTSLSPIKNGDTTLLPFNYHDVGGGSTLVRVIGWLLVIAVVWFMVRVARGKAGLTGGARTGALVGLSVLVLLLALFLAPVNARNTGVDGWWFTLVAWVLVAVATLLVLGLTRSPWGRALKGVREDEDAMRSLGKNVFAIKMQALVIGGLFGALGGMIYVLPATVQPDALGRNITFFAYTALLLGGAATIWGPVLGSLIFFSGRIGIIAIANTYLSSDKYLNVMNGQQTSQFAFIVVGVALMLLVIFRPQGILGDKRELRFNV
- a CDS encoding ABC transporter ATP-binding protein, whose amino-acid sequence is MSESLAPTTTTAARGGMADPAERQRLMSGVDEEPGSAKPDAILKVDNIVRQFGGITAVDVGHLEVQRGLITALIGPNGAGKTTFFNLITGFDRPTTAGKGAHWSFDGATLDRTSASRVAKSGMVRTFQLTKALSRMTVMDNMMLGAQNQEGEKLAKSLFRPFWGNQEKQVEEKAVSLLERFKLLEKRTDYAGSLSGGQRKLLEMARALMSDPKMIMLDEPMAGVNPALTQSLLGHIQSLRDEGTTVLFVEHDMHVVRHISDWVVVMAEGRIVAEGPADTVMSNQAVIDAYLGAHHDTDLGSDEVLSEESLTQIEQEVAAEQAHREEEHRS
- a CDS encoding ABC transporter ATP-binding protein codes for the protein MTTATATEPRQGTAVIEATDVVAGYLPGVNILNGCSLVAYPGEMIGIIGPNGAGKSTLLKAMFGLVKIRSGNVHLGDQDITNLRTNRLVEMGVGFVPQNNNVFPSLTIEENLQMGLFLRPKKVRQRLEAMWDLFPNLHERRTRSAGALSGGERQSLAMARALMMEPSVLLLDEPSAGLSPVRQDETFIRTRQINKTGVCVVMVEQNARRCLQICDRGYVLDQGRDAYTGTGHELAKDPKVIELYLGTLAEDVEAERTDVTPEQ
- a CDS encoding MFS transporter codes for the protein MSSHPLRHPAFRWLVSGATVNLLGNGIAPVALAFAVLDLGGGATELGLVVGLYALADVGAVLFGGVLGDRLPRTVMLQGSSLAAAVVQGVVAWSLVGGWSSIPLLAGLGVLNGVLSALAGPSSSALTRQTVPEASLQQAISWRRIAQNASLIVGTGLAGVLVVAFGSGWALAIDAATFAVAAALFSRIRVEDAPRAEQRAGLWREVGEGLREVLRHTWLWLLILQALLYHLFYGGAQSVLGPIVVGDELGRAAWGWALSAMMVGFVVGGLVTLRWRPRRALYVGTWFLALTAAFPLAMAWSDSLALVLLGAWLHGFGLEIFSVGWDLSIQENVAPDKLARVYSFDMIGSFIARPVGLVLTGPLAALVGARVWLTVVGAVILGSVLVATTSRDVRRLERRDPAPEPATAPV
- a CDS encoding MarR family winged helix-turn-helix transcriptional regulator translates to MTTDEADLHVERWRDHWVLDKAFDDDVEAMTVRIHHIGKWFRATTKRALAEVGLQDFEYQTLHALMIRDTPGHASPGELAAALDVSGAGMTGRLDSMEKKGWLKRKPGVDDRRRVEVEATREGLRLWREAMALRGSAEELTAAALTREELGQLNGLLKKMTLRIEAQDM
- a CDS encoding ABC transporter substrate-binding protein yields the protein MNRSTIATRRFRRLTATVAMGAALGFSLVACGDDSDSGDDTSGSDESSSASADTSESASESASADAGGSFTNDKCAGSDTSANKFAVGGILPLTGNLAFLGPPAVAGVGLAVSDINAAGGVNGAQACSNILDSGDSTDMSISTASAGTMVAAKPSVVIGAESSSVSLNFVDTLTDAKITQISPANTAIDLSGYSPFYFRTAPPDTVQGNALGTLISQDGYTNIGFLVFNDTYGTGLRNAVQQTVEAAGGKCVYGCKGDGDEFPAGQTTFSAEVQAVTAAKPDAIVIIAFDETKSIVPELASSGFDMSKTYFVDGNLSDYGQDFEPGTLEGAQGTLPGQDPDQGFKDNLTGWYKSANGEDLKDYSYGAESYDATILAALAAAKGGANDSQTIQKNLAAVSGATDGEECSTYADCLKLIEGGSDIHYTGPSGIGPLDDENDPSSAFIGIYQYDANNKNILSGTVEGSKPE
- a CDS encoding DUF554 domain-containing protein codes for the protein MLPGLASLVNVTTVLLGATLGVLLGNRLPVRTRDLVTDALGLVTLLIAATSAMDVLSPDLSDAVGDSAPMLIVLGALLLGGIAGSLLRLEQRVEQFGGWLQRRLAGDAGSGDRARFIEGFVVSSLVFCTGPLTILGALNDGLGNGGDQILLKAVLDGFAAVAFAASFGWGVAASAVTIVVVQGGLTLLGLALGDVLPDAHLAAITAAGGLLLVGVALRLLRIREIPVADLLPALLVAPVLVEVAAGFH
- a CDS encoding GNAT family N-acetyltransferase, with the protein product MSRQPVSMRQATVDDVPFLVELWADGLRRADRQEQVSDLELIVKEAEESAERRLLVAEYDGEPAGAVLLRVVPITPLNLEPAVQAVAPQVNASFRGKGIGSALMEAAVQWAEDLGVGHITSAAPAGSRVGNRFMARLSLGPQAVLRASTTPLVRAKLAAMQPASARVTDRVAGRRHLGQLLAARRQLHRRTGEDSA